Proteins encoded by one window of uncultured Draconibacterium sp.:
- a CDS encoding DUF1735 domain-containing protein encodes MKNIFKILFVIVASGVLLFSCEDIETNFEELTNAPDPSATYYLQFIDASQSLETAVSESGELVEIETTVSVALMGLPSSQDINVDLTLDPASTMEADMFTLSAQSITIPAGKTSGSVSLTTIAENMPVGEELSFIMNMDAGEHNNPNPNGTVVNYNMLRINFCPLVDNPGDLVGDYAGTDGAGAYMYNVNVTTSADGTELEVGAGLGFGFIADFWAETVTSGGNFKMTINGNGTIDIPRQYLFTTDYEGSPYDYEIAGTGKWENCGDTPRLILEYDIYYPGDDVGLAGTYSSYLDGMTYLTADITMQ; translated from the coding sequence ATGAAAAATATATTTAAAATTTTATTTGTAATAGTAGCATCAGGAGTTTTGTTATTCTCGTGCGAGGATATTGAAACAAACTTTGAAGAGCTAACAAACGCTCCTGATCCTAGTGCAACCTATTATTTGCAATTTATCGATGCTTCACAATCCTTGGAAACAGCCGTAAGTGAAAGTGGGGAATTGGTAGAGATTGAGACAACAGTATCCGTGGCTTTAATGGGATTACCATCTAGCCAGGATATTAATGTAGATCTTACATTAGATCCTGCCTCAACAATGGAGGCAGACATGTTTACCTTATCTGCACAAAGTATTACTATCCCTGCCGGGAAAACATCCGGATCGGTAAGTTTAACAACAATAGCAGAGAACATGCCTGTTGGCGAGGAGCTATCGTTTATTATGAATATGGATGCCGGTGAGCATAATAATCCAAATCCAAACGGAACTGTTGTAAATTACAATATGCTTCGTATTAACTTCTGTCCTTTGGTAGACAACCCGGGTGACTTGGTTGGCGATTATGCCGGTACTGATGGTGCAGGAGCATATATGTATAATGTGAATGTTACCACTTCGGCAGATGGAACAGAGTTAGAAGTTGGTGCAGGGCTTGGTTTTGGCTTTATTGCAGACTTCTGGGCAGAGACTGTAACTTCTGGAGGTAACTTTAAAATGACTATAAACGGTAATGGTACAATTGATATTCCAAGACAGTATCTTTTTACTACCGATTATGAAGGTTCTCCTTACGATTATGAAATTGCAGGAACCGGTAAATGGGAAAACTGTGGCGATACTCCGAGATTGATTCTGGAGTATGATATTTACTATCCGGGAGATGATGTGGGACTGGCAGGTACATACTCGTCTTATTTGGATGGAATGACGTATCT